A single genomic interval of Alphaproteobacteria bacterium harbors:
- the frr gene encoding ribosome recycling factor has translation MADINLNDLERRMGATHESYSKELGGLRTGRASANLLDTVQVEVYGAKMPLNQVASVSVAEARLLNVQVWDANNTKAVEKAIASAGLGLNPQPSGSLIRVPLPGLTEERRAELAKVAAKYAEGARVAVRNIRREGMDSAKKMKSEGKLSEDALKVNEDKIQKMTDAWIKKIDESLAHKETEIKQV, from the coding sequence ATGGCTGACATCAATCTGAATGACCTCGAACGCCGCATGGGCGCGACCCATGAAAGCTATTCCAAGGAATTGGGCGGTCTGCGCACAGGCCGTGCCTCCGCCAATCTTCTGGATACCGTACAGGTCGAAGTTTACGGGGCGAAAATGCCGTTGAACCAAGTGGCATCCGTTTCCGTCGCCGAAGCCCGCCTGCTGAACGTGCAGGTCTGGGATGCCAACAACACCAAGGCCGTTGAAAAGGCGATCGCTTCCGCCGGCCTTGGCCTGAACCCCCAGCCGTCGGGCTCGCTCATCCGCGTCCCGCTGCCCGGCCTGACCGAAGAGCGCCGCGCCGAACTGGCAAAAGTCGCCGCGAAATATGCCGAAGGTGCCCGCGTCGCCGTGCGCAACATCCGCCGCGAAGGCATGGATTCAGCGAAGAAGATGAAATCCGAAGGCAAGCTGTCCGAAGATGCTCTCAAGGTAAACGAGGACAAGATCCAGAAAATGACCGACGCCTGGATCAAGAAAATCGACGAAAG
- a CDS encoding UMP kinase, producing the protein MSKTRFKRVLLKISGEALMGGGEYGIDTETVNRVAQDVKDALKLGVQVCLVIGGGNIFRGVSGAAVGMDRASADYMGMLATVINSLAMQNALEKIGVDTRVQSAIPMDTVCEPYIRRRAIRHIEKGRVVIFGAGTGNPFFTTDTAAALRASEMGCDALLKGTKVDGVYSSDPAKNPNATKFDTLTYLDVLARDLGVMDASAISLARESKIPVIVFSIKSPGAFAELMQGRGQCTIVTEKEVVNG; encoded by the coding sequence ATGTCGAAGACGCGGTTCAAGCGTGTGCTTCTCAAGATTTCGGGCGAAGCCCTGATGGGCGGCGGCGAATACGGCATTGATACCGAAACTGTCAACCGCGTCGCACAAGACGTAAAAGATGCCCTCAAACTCGGCGTACAGGTTTGCCTTGTCATCGGCGGCGGCAATATCTTCCGCGGTGTCTCCGGCGCTGCAGTCGGTATGGACCGCGCTTCGGCCGATTATATGGGCATGCTTGCGACCGTCATCAATTCACTCGCCATGCAAAACGCGCTCGAAAAAATCGGCGTCGATACGCGTGTGCAATCCGCGATCCCGATGGATACCGTCTGCGAGCCCTATATCCGCCGCCGTGCGATCCGCCACATTGAAAAAGGCCGCGTCGTGATTTTCGGCGCAGGCACCGGCAACCCGTTCTTCACGACGGACACCGCCGCCGCATTGCGCGCTTCCGAAATGGGCTGCGACGCGCTGCTGAAGGGCACGAAGGTTGACGGCGTTTATAGCTCCGACCCGGCGAAAAACCCGAACGCGACCAAGTTCGATACGCTTACCTATCTCGACGTTCTCGCCCGCGACCTCGGTGTCATGGACGCTTCGGCTATCTCGCTCGCGCGCGAAAGCAAAATTCCCGTCATCGTTTTCTCCATCAAGAGCCCCGGCGCCTTCGCGGAACTCATGCAGGGCAGGGGCCAATGCACCATCGTAACCGAGAAGGAAGTCGTCAATGGCTGA